The following coding sequences lie in one Metallumcola ferriviriculae genomic window:
- the hemG gene encoding protoporphyrinogen oxidase, whose translation MKKVTVIGGGISGLAAAYTLEQKGRDNYSVTLVEAGSELGGKMQSVTVDGFTVEGGPDCFLAQKPAVDRLSREIGADGDIIGTSEENKGTFILSGSKLHVLPEGLMLMVPTKIIPFALSPLISWPGKIRMGMDMFLPRRKGNGDESLGSFVTRRLGREALDKIAEPLIGGIHAGDPENMSLKASFPRFLEMERKHRSLIKAMLASKRQAPPQKDKKATYFMSFKHGMGELPQAVAEKLENVDIKLNTKVKDLQYDGKFTVTTSKGEQWQTDAVVLAVPAYAGADIIEGLEPQLAQTLRGINFVNSATVSLAFRKKDLGRTLPGFGFVIPSGEKRDIMAVTYSSQKFKHRSPDEDHLLVRCFVGGPKNQELVLLNDSEMLAKVQAELKSILEITAEPVMTKIFRWNQGMPQYSMGHLERVASIEQRLSKFPGLTIAGNSYRGIGVPDCIESGIRAAKNVMGEKEEH comes from the coding sequence ATGAAAAAGGTAACCGTGATTGGCGGTGGCATATCAGGTTTGGCCGCTGCCTATACACTGGAGCAGAAAGGCCGGGATAATTACTCGGTAACACTGGTTGAAGCAGGGTCTGAATTGGGCGGAAAGATGCAAAGTGTAACTGTAGATGGTTTTACGGTAGAGGGTGGGCCGGACTGTTTTTTGGCGCAAAAACCTGCGGTGGATAGATTAAGCAGGGAAATTGGTGCGGATGGTGATATCATTGGCACAAGTGAAGAAAATAAAGGAACATTTATTCTTTCTGGCAGCAAGCTGCACGTACTGCCGGAAGGACTGATGTTGATGGTACCTACAAAAATTATACCCTTCGCGCTGAGCCCGTTGATTTCTTGGCCGGGTAAGATTAGGATGGGGATGGATATGTTTCTTCCCAGGCGAAAAGGAAACGGTGACGAAAGCTTGGGTTCTTTTGTAACTCGCCGGCTAGGACGCGAAGCGCTGGATAAGATTGCTGAACCCCTCATTGGTGGCATTCATGCCGGTGATCCGGAAAACATGAGTCTTAAAGCCAGTTTTCCCCGGTTCTTGGAGATGGAGCGTAAGCACCGTAGTTTAATCAAGGCGATGTTAGCGTCAAAACGTCAGGCACCACCTCAAAAGGATAAAAAGGCAACGTATTTCATGTCTTTTAAACATGGAATGGGCGAACTGCCTCAAGCTGTAGCTGAAAAACTTGAAAACGTAGATATTAAACTAAATACTAAAGTTAAAGATTTGCAGTATGACGGTAAATTTACTGTAACTACCAGCAAGGGAGAACAGTGGCAGACTGATGCAGTGGTTCTTGCAGTTCCGGCGTATGCCGGTGCTGACATCATTGAAGGACTTGAACCACAACTCGCCCAAACTTTAAGAGGAATTAATTTCGTAAATTCCGCTACCGTATCGCTGGCATTTCGAAAGAAAGACCTGGGACGAACATTACCAGGGTTTGGCTTTGTTATTCCTTCGGGTGAAAAACGGGATATTATGGCGGTAACCTATAGTTCGCAAAAATTTAAGCACCGTTCGCCTGATGAGGATCATCTGCTTGTCCGCTGTTTTGTGGGCGGCCCGAAAAATCAAGAACTAGTACTCCTAAATGACAGTGAAATGTTAGCTAAGGTTCAGGCGGAACTTAAAAGTATTTTAGAAATTACAGCCGAACCCGTTATGACTAAGATTTTTCGTTGGAATCAGGGAATGCCCCAGTATTCCATGGGGCATTTGGAGAGAGTGGCCAGTATTGAACAACGTTTGAGCAAGTTTCCCGGGTTGACCATAGCAGGAAATTCTTATCGCGGCATCGGGGTACCAGATTGCATTGAATCAGGTATCAGAGCAGCAAAAAATGTTATGGGAGAAAAAGAGGAACATTAA
- a CDS encoding 5' nucleotidase, NT5C type — protein sequence MKIGVDIDGVINDILTICVEKLNQHLDKELSVHDISDYDLSKCYQVTYQEMQDFFVKEEESILESVVPQPTAAAILKELIDCHRVTLITARPASQRQVTAGWLKKHGIPYDKLITIGSHDKREACLEEQVDIFIEDRLENALMINGMGIPVLLMDAPHNKGKLPDGIKRVFSWQDIRAELSADTIGKFKLGKNIAKIAEKD from the coding sequence GTGAAGATTGGTGTGGATATAGACGGTGTTATCAATGACATTCTAACTATCTGTGTCGAAAAACTTAATCAGCATCTGGACAAAGAATTAAGCGTTCATGATATAAGTGATTATGATCTTTCCAAGTGCTACCAAGTGACTTATCAGGAAATGCAGGATTTTTTTGTGAAGGAGGAAGAGAGCATCTTGGAAAGTGTGGTTCCCCAACCTACAGCGGCTGCCATACTTAAAGAGTTGATTGATTGCCACAGAGTAACATTAATCACTGCACGTCCAGCCAGTCAGCGGCAGGTTACAGCAGGATGGTTGAAAAAGCATGGTATACCCTATGATAAACTGATAACCATTGGGTCCCATGACAAACGTGAAGCTTGTCTTGAGGAGCAGGTAGATATTTTTATAGAGGACCGATTGGAAAACGCGTTGATGATTAACGGAATGGGCATTCCGGTACTGCTAATGGATGCGCCCCATAACAAAGGGAAACTGCCTGACGGTATTAAAAGGGTATTTAGTTGGCAAGATATTCGTGCAGAGCTTTCTGCTGATACGATAGGAAAATTTAAGTTAGGGAAAAATATCGCAAAAATTGCCGAAAAGGATTGA
- the pyrR gene encoding bifunctional pyr operon transcriptional regulator/uracil phosphoribosyltransferase PyrR produces MQLKEKVQLMDEEKIRRTLTRIAHEIIEKNKGTDDLVLVGIRRRGVPLAERLADNIKEIEGKAVSIGVLDITLYRDDLSTLAQQPVVHKTEIPFSVQGKRLVLVDDVLFTGRTVRAALDAIIDLGRPASIQLAVLVDRGHRELPIRADYVGKNVPTSRKEVVSVQLKEFDSEDGVVIHEFVD; encoded by the coding sequence ATGCAGTTGAAAGAAAAAGTACAGCTGATGGATGAAGAAAAGATAAGGCGTACGCTAACCCGAATTGCCCATGAAATAATCGAAAAGAATAAAGGAACAGACGATTTGGTCTTAGTTGGTATTCGCCGTAGGGGAGTGCCGCTGGCTGAAAGATTGGCTGATAATATCAAGGAAATTGAAGGAAAAGCAGTAAGTATCGGTGTACTGGACATCACTCTTTATCGCGATGACTTATCTACACTGGCTCAGCAGCCGGTAGTACACAAAACTGAAATTCCTTTTTCGGTTCAAGGAAAAAGGTTGGTGCTGGTGGATGATGTTTTATTCACCGGTCGGACAGTGCGGGCCGCCTTAGATGCCATTATTGATTTAGGCAGACCTGCTTCCATTCAACTGGCGGTACTGGTTGACCGGGGACATCGAGAACTTCCCATTAGGGCGGACTACGTGGGCAAGAATGTTCCCACTTCCCGTAAAGAAGTTGTTTCAGTACAATTGAAAGAGTTTGACTCAGAAGATGGAGTAGTAATACATGAGTTTGTAGACTGA
- a CDS encoding uracil-xanthine permease family protein, producing MRNFILAFQHVLAMFGATVLVPLLTGLNPGVALFTAGVGTLIFHLITGGKVPVFLGSSFAFIAGILAVKAIPGLGIAHATGAFMGVGVVYILMAALVYFVGPDKVKKVFPPIVTGPIIIVIGLILAPVAVGMAADHWAVAIITMAAVILTGIVAKGFFRFIPIITGVIVGYLAAMAFGLVDMTLVAEAAWLRLPEFMAPKFSLQAFSIIVPIALVTMIEHIGDITTNGAVVGKNFFDEPGLHRTLLGDGIATAFAGILGGPANTTYGENTGVLAVTKNYNPHILELAAVIALLLSFVGKFGALIQTIPPAVMGGVSFILFGMIASIGVKTLVDSGPDLSNLRNSSVVFIILITGIMGILGENNPLIINITTQASFSGLSLAAALGIVLNLVIGLLPIREAEADPIHETAGTQVPVPAKKINEN from the coding sequence ATGCGTAATTTTATCCTAGCTTTTCAACACGTTTTAGCCATGTTTGGGGCCACGGTACTGGTGCCGCTGCTAACAGGGTTAAACCCTGGGGTAGCATTATTTACTGCCGGGGTAGGCACTTTGATATTTCACCTGATTACTGGTGGTAAGGTGCCGGTATTCTTAGGTTCATCCTTCGCATTCATCGCAGGAATATTGGCCGTCAAGGCTATCCCGGGCTTAGGAATAGCTCATGCTACCGGTGCTTTCATGGGCGTAGGTGTTGTGTACATCCTTATGGCAGCGTTAGTTTATTTTGTCGGTCCCGATAAGGTAAAGAAAGTCTTTCCGCCTATTGTTACCGGACCAATTATTATTGTAATCGGCTTAATCCTGGCCCCGGTTGCCGTGGGTATGGCAGCGGATCATTGGGCAGTGGCAATTATTACCATGGCAGCAGTTATTCTTACCGGTATTGTGGCTAAGGGTTTCTTCCGTTTCATTCCCATTATCACTGGTGTGATTGTTGGCTATCTAGCAGCTATGGCTTTTGGCTTGGTTGATATGACGCTGGTAGCTGAAGCAGCTTGGCTGCGACTGCCGGAATTTATGGCTCCAAAATTTTCCCTGCAGGCTTTTAGCATTATCGTTCCCATTGCTTTGGTAACCATGATTGAGCACATTGGCGATATAACTACCAATGGTGCCGTAGTGGGTAAAAATTTCTTCGATGAACCTGGCTTACACCGTACTTTGTTGGGTGACGGTATAGCTACCGCTTTTGCCGGTATTCTCGGTGGTCCCGCTAACACTACCTATGGTGAAAACACCGGTGTTTTGGCTGTGACCAAAAACTACAATCCACATATTTTGGAATTGGCGGCAGTCATCGCCTTACTATTAAGTTTTGTCGGTAAGTTTGGTGCCCTCATTCAGACCATTCCCCCTGCAGTTATGGGTGGCGTTAGTTTTATCCTTTTTGGTATGATCGCCAGTATCGGCGTCAAGACATTGGTAGATAGCGGCCCGGATTTGTCTAACCTGCGTAATTCTAGCGTGGTATTTATTATCTTGATTACTGGTATCATGGGTATTCTTGGAGAAAATAATCCGCTAATAATTAATATTACTACCCAGGCAAGCTTTTCTGGATTAAGTCTGGCTGCGGCCTTGGGGATTGTCCTAAACTTGGTTATAGGTTTACTTCCCATCCGGGAAGCGGAAGCTGATCCGATACATGAAACAGCGGGAACGCAGGTTCCCGTACCAGCCAAGAAAATTAATGAAAATTAA
- a CDS encoding aspartate carbamoyltransferase catalytic subunit has product MRWQRKDLLALEPLTRDEINLILDTAVPMKDIIRRDIKKVPTLRGRTVINLFYEPSTRTRTSFELAGKYMGADTVNIAASGSSVVKGETLKDTAKTIQVMGADVVILRHGMAGAPKILAETVTSRVINAGDGTHEHPTQALLDLFTIRESKGSIAGLTVTIVGDILHSRVARSNIWGLTKLGAKVRLVAPPTLMPPGIEQLGAEVFYRPEEALAGSDVVMALRIQKERQQKGLFPSLREYAKIYGINQERLALAKDGCLLLHPGPINRGIELSNTVADSIQSRINEQVTNGVAVRMAILFLLMGGGKGETIN; this is encoded by the coding sequence GTGAGATGGCAGCGTAAAGACCTGTTGGCATTAGAGCCATTAACTAGAGATGAGATTAATCTTATTCTCGACACCGCCGTACCGATGAAGGATATCATCCGGCGAGATATTAAGAAGGTGCCAACATTGCGTGGGCGTACTGTTATCAATCTATTTTACGAACCTAGCACCAGAACACGTACATCTTTTGAATTGGCAGGAAAATATATGGGGGCTGATACCGTCAACATTGCCGCTTCAGGCAGCAGCGTTGTCAAGGGAGAAACTCTTAAGGACACTGCCAAAACTATCCAAGTGATGGGTGCCGATGTGGTAATTCTTCGTCATGGTATGGCCGGAGCCCCGAAAATCTTGGCAGAAACAGTAACCAGCCGAGTCATTAATGCCGGGGATGGTACCCATGAACATCCAACCCAAGCCTTATTAGATTTGTTTACCATTCGGGAGAGTAAAGGAAGTATCGCGGGATTAACAGTGACAATTGTGGGAGATATCCTGCATAGCAGAGTTGCCCGCTCAAATATATGGGGTCTTACTAAACTGGGTGCAAAAGTTCGACTGGTAGCTCCGCCGACCTTGATGCCTCCCGGTATAGAACAATTGGGTGCGGAAGTTTTTTACCGCCCGGAGGAGGCCTTGGCAGGCAGCGATGTGGTGATGGCCCTGCGTATTCAGAAAGAGCGGCAACAAAAGGGCTTGTTTCCAAGTCTACGAGAATATGCCAAGATTTATGGTATTAATCAAGAACGATTGGCACTGGCGAAAGATGGTTGTCTCCTTTTGCATCCCGGACCTATTAACAGGGGTATTGAATTAAGTAATACGGTGGCGGATTCAATTCAGTCCCGCATCAATGAGCAAGTCACTAATGGTGTCGCTGTTCGTATGGCCATACTGTTTTTGTTAATGGGAGGTGGAAAAGGTGAAACTATTAATTAG
- a CDS encoding dihydroorotase, translated as MKLLIRGGRIIDPAQAMDKVTDILVINGKVETVANNIEAREGMKEIDAEGLIVCPGLIDVHTHLREPGQEHKETVFTGAAAAAAGGYTAVCAMPNTDPVADNQTVVSFVKQRGINAQLSRVYPIAAITKGSQGQELTEVGDLVGAGAVALSDDGQPVMNAAVMRRALEYTKLFSLPIVSHAEDKTLSAGGVMHEGEVSTRLGLSGIPALAEEVAVMRDILLAEATGGQLHLAHISTVGAVNLVRQAKLRGANITAEAAPHHFSLTHQAVDGYHTDTKVNPPLRTEADVEAVIKGLSEGTLDVIATDHAPHSMEEKDVEFDLAPFGLVGLETALALVVSKLIRPGHLNWTQAVTLLSTNPARIFKLPGGTLTPGSEADITIINPDLERTVTKELFKSKGRNTPFDGWKLQGWAEYTIVSGKIIFQRNSKEG; from the coding sequence GTGAAACTATTAATTAGGGGCGGTAGGATTATAGACCCTGCCCAAGCGATGGATAAAGTGACCGATATATTAGTTATAAACGGTAAAGTGGAGACAGTGGCCAATAACATTGAAGCGCGTGAAGGCATGAAAGAGATTGATGCTGAGGGATTGATTGTTTGTCCCGGCTTAATCGATGTCCATACTCACCTACGTGAACCGGGCCAAGAGCATAAAGAAACAGTATTTACCGGCGCTGCCGCCGCTGCTGCAGGAGGGTATACAGCTGTTTGCGCCATGCCTAACACTGACCCGGTAGCCGATAATCAGACAGTGGTATCCTTTGTGAAGCAAAGGGGAATTAATGCGCAATTGTCAAGGGTTTATCCCATTGCAGCCATTACCAAAGGCTCCCAGGGGCAGGAATTGACAGAGGTGGGTGACCTGGTTGGTGCCGGCGCAGTTGCTTTGTCTGATGATGGACAACCGGTGATGAACGCTGCGGTGATGCGGAGGGCACTTGAATATACTAAATTATTTAGTCTGCCTATTGTTTCCCATGCAGAAGACAAGACGTTATCTGCGGGTGGTGTGATGCATGAGGGAGAAGTTTCCACCCGGTTGGGGTTATCAGGCATTCCGGCGTTAGCTGAAGAAGTGGCAGTAATGCGTGACATCCTCTTAGCCGAGGCTACCGGCGGGCAGCTGCACTTGGCGCATATTAGTACTGTCGGTGCGGTAAATTTGGTGCGTCAAGCCAAACTTAGGGGGGCGAATATTACTGCCGAAGCGGCACCGCATCATTTCTCGCTTACTCACCAAGCAGTAGACGGGTATCATACCGATACTAAGGTCAATCCGCCGCTGCGTACCGAAGCGGATGTGGAAGCAGTTATTAAGGGATTGAGTGAAGGAACTTTGGATGTTATTGCCACGGACCATGCACCGCATTCAATGGAAGAAAAAGATGTAGAATTCGACTTGGCACCTTTTGGCCTGGTGGGCTTGGAAACCGCTTTGGCATTAGTGGTCTCTAAGTTGATTAGACCCGGTCACTTGAATTGGACTCAGGCAGTAACCCTCTTGAGCACTAATCCGGCGCGAATTTTCAAACTGCCGGGAGGGACACTAACGCCTGGCAGTGAGGCGGATATAACCATTATTAATCCTGATTTGGAACGCACCGTCACTAAGGAGCTGTTTAAATCTAAGGGGCGTAATACACCTTTTGACGGTTGGAAACTTCAGGGTTGGGCCGAATATACCATTGTCAGCGGCAAAATTATCTTTCAACGAAACTCAAAGGAGGGCTAA
- the carA gene encoding glutamine-hydrolyzing carbamoyl-phosphate synthase small subunit, producing the protein MDAYLVLEDGAVFKGRGFGAAGKRHGEVVFNTSMTGYQEILTDPSYCGQIVTMTYPLIGNYGLNEEDFESVRPYVTGYVVRERCQVPSNWRSLENLDEFLKKHQIGGIEGIDTRALTRRLRTNGTMRGVLAVGDWDVAELLKSAGQHAQLSGEKLVPHVTTDKPYIIKGDKFNVVLVDFGVKHNIIRWLSRIGCSVQVVPATTSTAEILALAPDGVMLSNGPGDPKDVPYGVETVKGLLGHVPIFGICLGHQLLGMALGATTFKLPFGHRGANHPVKEFASGRVYITSQNHGYAIDPDSVKAERAEVTHINLNDNTVEGLKAVGLSAFSVQYHPESSPGPTDSEYLFYQFFDMIERFRGKGEQYEA; encoded by the coding sequence ATGGACGCATATTTGGTGCTGGAAGACGGTGCCGTTTTTAAGGGTCGGGGATTTGGTGCTGCAGGTAAACGACATGGTGAAGTAGTTTTTAACACCAGCATGACCGGATACCAGGAAATTCTTACCGACCCATCTTATTGTGGGCAGATTGTTACCATGACTTACCCGCTAATTGGCAATTATGGTTTAAATGAAGAAGACTTTGAGTCAGTACGTCCCTATGTGACAGGGTACGTCGTCAGGGAACGTTGTCAGGTGCCCAGCAATTGGCGTTCGCTCGAAAACTTGGACGAGTTTCTAAAAAAGCACCAAATTGGTGGTATTGAGGGGATTGATACTCGAGCGCTGACCAGACGCCTGCGTACCAACGGCACAATGCGCGGGGTATTGGCAGTTGGCGATTGGGATGTGGCGGAATTGCTTAAAAGTGCCGGCCAACATGCACAATTGTCCGGCGAGAAGTTGGTGCCTCATGTGACAACTGATAAACCATATATCATCAAAGGGGATAAATTTAATGTTGTTTTGGTGGATTTTGGTGTCAAGCATAACATTATTCGCTGGTTGAGCCGAATCGGCTGTTCGGTGCAGGTGGTGCCTGCCACCACTTCGACCGCAGAGATTTTAGCTTTAGCACCGGACGGCGTAATGCTTTCAAACGGCCCCGGCGACCCGAAAGATGTGCCATATGGCGTGGAAACGGTAAAAGGGCTGTTGGGACACGTGCCGATATTCGGCATTTGTTTAGGTCATCAACTGTTAGGCATGGCCTTAGGAGCAACTACCTTCAAGCTGCCCTTTGGGCACCGCGGGGCCAACCATCCGGTAAAGGAATTTGCTTCCGGCAGGGTTTATATAACTTCTCAGAACCATGGCTATGCTATTGACCCTGACAGCGTCAAAGCAGAACGGGCTGAAGTAACTCATATCAATTTAAATGATAATACTGTTGAAGGGCTAAAGGCAGTGGGCCTGTCTGCCTTTAGCGTACAGTATCACCCCGAATCTTCCCCGGGGCCTACGGATAGTGAATACTTGTTTTATCAATTTTTCGATATGATTGAGCGGTTTCGCGGGAAGGGGGAACAATATGAAGCTTAA
- the carB gene encoding carbamoyl-phosphate synthase large subunit, with protein sequence MKLKGLRKVLVIGSGPIIIGQAAEFDYAGTQACHALREEGLEVVLVNSNPATIMTDNNVADRVYIEPLTPEFVAKIIKKEKPQGLLPTLGGQVGLNIALELARMGVLEEAGVKLLGTPLEAIEKAEDREKFKNMMQEIDEPIAESSIVSSVADAVSFAEEIGYPVIVRPAYTLGGTGGGVAQSRSELEEIAGRGLKHSPIKQILVEFSVAGWKEIEYEVVRDANNNCITVCNMENIDPVGIHTGDSIVVAPSQTLADREYQLLRRASLKIIRALGIEGGCNIQFALDPCSFQYYVIEVNPRVSRSSALASKATGYPIAKVAAKIAAGLTLDEIRNAVTGKTYACFEPALDYVVVKIPRFPFDKFAFADRILNTQMKATGEVMAIDRTIEGALLKAVRSLEIDTTGFWNEGLTQVGDEELRLALAKQDDQRLFVVAEALRRGIDSEEIHGVTGIDIFFLEKIRHVMSEVTAVQGLNMDQLSPDQWRSLKRLGVADEDLAVFFNTTEELIRNQRLEMGIKPVYKMVDTCAAEFEAETPYFYSCYDSEDEALPEQRQKIVVLGSGPIRIGQGIEFDYCSVHSVWALRDAGVQTIIINNNPETVSTDFDTADRLYFEPLRPEEVLNILEHERPDGVIVQFGGQTAINLAEPLARAGWQILGTSLEDIDRAEDRDKFEQLLNRLEIPRPSGKTAISVSQAQTIAQDIGFPVLVRPSYVLGGRAMEIVYNEEELLQYMHHAVEVSPRHPVLVDQYLMGTEMEVDAVSDGDEVLIPGIMEHVERAGVHSGDSIAVYPAHNIKDIVREQILDYTQKLARGLRIKGLLNIQYVVDEDNKVFVLEVNPRSSRTVPYLSKVTGIPMMKLATKVILGENVKEQGYGTGLLKPPEHVAVKVPVFSFAKLLQVDTTLGPEMKSTGEVMGIDSTFARALYKGLVAAGCEVPQQGSILATVADKDKQEALPLLEILASMGYELVATKGTAEFLAEQGLNVQTVNKIHQGSPNIVDLIRRGDIHFVINTLTKGKKPERDGFKIRRAAVEHGIPCLTSLDTVKVLLHVLTAMQRGEDLTVQAMQDYIPWEGNHCGV encoded by the coding sequence ATGAAGCTTAAAGGATTACGAAAAGTTTTGGTTATTGGTTCCGGCCCAATAATAATCGGGCAGGCGGCAGAATTTGACTATGCCGGCACTCAGGCCTGCCATGCCTTGAGGGAAGAAGGTCTTGAGGTGGTGCTGGTAAACTCTAACCCTGCCACCATCATGACTGATAATAATGTGGCAGACCGGGTCTATATTGAACCCCTGACTCCGGAATTTGTTGCTAAGATAATTAAAAAAGAAAAACCTCAAGGGCTGCTGCCCACGTTAGGCGGTCAGGTGGGTTTGAATATCGCCCTGGAGTTAGCGCGTATGGGTGTTTTGGAAGAGGCAGGAGTTAAGCTTTTAGGTACTCCTTTAGAAGCTATAGAGAAGGCAGAGGATAGGGAAAAGTTTAAGAACATGATGCAGGAGATTGATGAACCCATCGCTGAAAGCAGCATTGTATCGTCAGTAGCTGACGCAGTTTCTTTCGCAGAGGAAATCGGTTACCCGGTAATCGTACGACCGGCGTATACCCTAGGCGGTACCGGCGGCGGGGTTGCCCAGAGCCGCAGCGAGTTAGAGGAAATTGCAGGACGAGGACTGAAGCACAGTCCAATTAAACAAATTCTAGTAGAGTTCTCTGTCGCCGGTTGGAAGGAGATAGAATACGAGGTAGTCAGAGATGCCAACAATAACTGTATTACCGTCTGCAACATGGAAAATATTGACCCGGTTGGTATTCATACGGGTGATAGTATTGTAGTTGCGCCGTCCCAGACTCTAGCGGACAGAGAATATCAACTGCTGCGGCGGGCATCGCTGAAGATTATTCGTGCCTTGGGTATTGAAGGTGGATGTAATATTCAATTCGCCTTAGATCCCTGTAGTTTTCAATACTATGTAATTGAAGTAAACCCTAGGGTAAGCCGATCCAGTGCCTTGGCGTCTAAGGCCACTGGTTATCCCATTGCCAAGGTTGCGGCAAAAATTGCCGCTGGTTTGACTTTGGACGAAATTCGTAATGCAGTGACAGGTAAAACCTATGCTTGTTTTGAGCCGGCATTGGATTATGTTGTGGTCAAAATCCCCCGTTTTCCCTTTGATAAATTTGCTTTTGCTGACCGCATTCTTAATACCCAGATGAAAGCGACCGGTGAAGTGATGGCCATTGACCGAACAATTGAGGGAGCGCTGCTTAAGGCGGTGCGCTCTTTAGAAATAGATACTACCGGATTTTGGAATGAGGGGTTGACCCAGGTAGGTGATGAAGAACTCAGGCTAGCATTGGCTAAGCAGGACGACCAACGGTTGTTTGTAGTGGCTGAGGCATTGCGCCGGGGTATAGACTCAGAAGAAATACATGGGGTTACCGGCATTGATATATTTTTCTTGGAAAAAATCAGGCACGTCATGTCAGAAGTTACTGCAGTTCAGGGGCTAAATATGGATCAATTAAGCCCCGACCAGTGGCGCAGTTTAAAACGATTAGGCGTGGCTGATGAGGATTTGGCAGTTTTTTTTAACACAACAGAGGAGTTAATTAGAAATCAACGTCTGGAAATGGGAATAAAGCCTGTCTATAAGATGGTAGATACTTGTGCGGCCGAATTTGAAGCAGAAACACCATATTTTTATTCTTGCTATGACAGCGAAGACGAAGCACTGCCGGAACAGCGTCAGAAAATTGTGGTGTTGGGGTCGGGACCGATTCGGATCGGTCAGGGGATTGAGTTTGATTATTGTTCTGTTCACTCGGTTTGGGCACTGCGTGATGCAGGAGTGCAGACCATAATTATCAATAATAATCCGGAAACTGTCAGTACGGATTTTGATACGGCGGACCGACTATATTTTGAGCCGCTGCGGCCGGAAGAAGTGTTGAATATTCTTGAACACGAACGACCGGATGGAGTTATTGTGCAGTTCGGCGGGCAAACTGCCATTAATTTGGCGGAACCTTTGGCCCGAGCGGGGTGGCAGATTTTAGGTACATCCTTGGAAGACATTGACCGAGCTGAGGACCGGGATAAATTTGAGCAGTTGTTAAACCGTTTAGAAATTCCCCGACCTTCGGGTAAAACCGCTATTTCCGTGTCTCAGGCGCAGACCATCGCGCAGGATATTGGTTTTCCGGTTCTGGTCCGCCCATCCTACGTACTGGGAGGGCGCGCTATGGAAATAGTTTATAATGAGGAAGAATTACTGCAGTATATGCATCACGCGGTGGAAGTATCGCCCCGTCACCCGGTGCTGGTAGACCAGTACCTTATGGGTACGGAAATGGAGGTAGATGCCGTTTCTGATGGTGATGAAGTATTAATACCCGGAATTATGGAGCATGTGGAGCGTGCGGGTGTTCATTCGGGAGATAGTATCGCCGTTTATCCGGCGCATAATATCAAGGACATTGTTCGGGAGCAGATCTTGGATTATACCCAAAAGCTGGCTAGAGGCCTTAGAATAAAAGGGTTATTAAACATTCAATATGTCGTTGACGAAGATAATAAGGTATTCGTCTTGGAAGTAAATCCCCGTTCCAGTCGTACTGTACCGTACTTAAGTAAGGTAACCGGTATTCCTATGATGAAGTTGGCAACGAAGGTGATATTAGGGGAAAATGTAAAAGAGCAGGGCTATGGCACAGGATTACTCAAACCACCAGAGCATGTAGCGGTAAAGGTGCCGGTATTTTCTTTTGCCAAGCTGTTGCAGGTGGACACTACTTTAGGACCGGAGATGAAGTCAACCGGGGAAGTAATGGGGATTGATTCCACCTTTGCCCGAGCCTTATATAAAGGATTGGTGGCAGCGGGCTGTGAGGTGCCGCAGCAGGGCAGCATCTTAGCTACAGTAGCTGATAAGGATAAGCAGGAAGCTCTGCCCCTTCTTGAAATTCTTGCTTCCATGGGTTACGAACTGGTAGCCACCAAAGGAACAGCGGAATTCCTGGCTGAGCAGGGGTTGAATGTGCAGACAGTAAATAAAATCCATCAGGGGTCGCCTAACATTGTAGATCTGATTAGGCGAGGGGATATCCATTTTGTGATTAACACCTTGACTAAGGGTAAGAAACCGGAAAGAGATGGGTTTAAAATTCGCCGGGCTGCAGTAGAGCATGGAATTCCTTGCCTGACTTCTTTAGATACGGTAAAAGTACTGCTGCATGTTCTCACTGCTATGCAGCGGGGTGAGGACTTAACGGTACAAGCAATGCAAGATTATATTCCATGGGAGGGAAATCACTGTGGAGTGTAA